The following is a genomic window from Eubalaena glacialis isolate mEubGla1 chromosome 18, mEubGla1.1.hap2.+ XY, whole genome shotgun sequence.
tcctaaccactgaacctccagggaattccctggaaagtTATATTGTTAAGTATACAGATTCTGCTTCCTTTCTTTAAAGACTGTGTAACTATGTTTTGGAAGTTGATTAAATGACTTTGTGGTTCAGCTTTGTGGTTCTTTtcaaggcttaaaaaaaaatctgcttttggGTACATCCTAGGGTTAGTTTGGTCTTACTGTGAAGGGTAGGTCTGCTTGTGATAAATCCTCTCAGTTTTCATTCACCTGAGAGTGTCTTTATgtccccttcattcctgaaggatagttTCACAATGCATAGCATTGGGGAtcgacagttcttttctttcagcacttgaaactGTTGTGCCACTACCTTCTGATAAGTCCAAGGTCACGTGAGTGGCGGGTTCCCTCCACAGTGAGGAGGCATTTCTGTCTCACTGCATTCAAGgaacttcttcctctttttctggaTTGTGATGAGTCTTGGCATGGATTTCTTGGAGCTCATCCTGTTTGGGGTTCACTGAGTTTCATGAATGCATAGACTCATGGCTTCTGCAAAGTTTGGGgaaatttcagccattatttcttgaaTAGTTTTCCAGTCtcatcctctttctcctctgcttttAGGACTCAGATCCCAGGGATGTGAGGTCATTGAGACTCCGTTCTCATGCTTTTCCAGAATATGTGCTCACTGGTGTTCAGACTGAGTAATTTTTATCCTTGTATCTTTACATCATTTCCTCTGTTGCCTCCATTCTGCTGTTGGGTCCGTCCATCCATGGagccttttattttaattattgtatcTTTCAGATCTGAAATATCCATTgcgttctttttttaaaatttatttgttttatttttgcctgcgttgggtcttcgttgctgcgcgtgggctttctctggttgcggcgagcgggggctgctcttcgttgcggtgggcgggcttctcattgtagtggcttctcttgttgcggagcacgggctctaggcgcgcgggcttcagtagttgtggcttgcgggctctagagcacagtctcagtagttgtggcgcacgggcttagttgctccgcggcatgtgggatcttcccggaccagggctcgaacccgtgtcccctgccttggcaggcggatttttaaccactgcgtcacTAGGGAAGTCCTCCGTTGCGTTCTTtatgtcttctctttctttgctgGGCCTTTCtagttttttagatttattttaagcATGTGTGTAATTGCTCCTCAAAGCATTTTGATTATGGctgttttaaaatccttgtcagaaAATTCCGAAATCTGTGTCATCTCAGTGTTAGCAGCTGTTAAGGATGGTTTTTTCTCACTCAAGATGAGATTTTCCTGGTTCCTGTTGTGACAAATGATTTTTCAAATTAGACCTGGTCATTTTGGATATTATGTTTTGAGAGTCTGGGTCTTATGTAAATCTTGTTATAGAAGGACTTTTCTTACACGTGGCTGGGGCACTGACTCATTACTGCCAGGTGGACGGGGCAGTCCAGGTACCCTACTCGGTCTCCTTTGACACCCACTGTGTCATTCCTGGGGTCTTAGCAGTCTTAGTGTGTCTGCTGCCTTCTCTCTACCCTTCAgaatacaggcagaccttggagatattgcaggttcagttccagaccacagcaataaagcaaatatcacattAAAGCGAGtcccagttttttgttttcccagtgcatataaaagttatgtttacactatactgtagtctgttaagtgtgcaatagcattggtctaaaaacacaatgtacatactttaattaaaaaataatgctgttggggacttctctggtggcgcagtggttaagaatccacctgccaatgcaggggacatgggtcgattcctggtctgggaagatccgacatgctgcggagcaactaagcccgtgcacaacaactactgagcctgcgctctagagcccgcgcaccacaactactgagcccatgtgctgcaactactgaagcccgtgcacctaaagCTCAtgttccccaacaagagaagccactgcaatgagaagccagcgcacggcaacaaagagtagccccgctcgccgcaactagagaaagccccacgcgcagcaaggaagacccaacacagccaaaaatcaataaaataataataataataataatgctgttggaaaaatggcactgataggcTTGCTTGATgtgggttgccacaaaccttcaatttgtaaaaacaaaaaaacaaaaacaaaaacaaaaaaatccctgcaATATCTGGGAAGTACAATAAAtggaggtatgcctgtattcttATGTTTGTTGTGTATGTAAAGTCCAGGAGTTTTACTGTGCTTTGTGGGGGGTTAGGGAGACATACTTCTATTTTCTTCTGCTCCAAAACTGGAAGTCTGAAATGCAACTGACTTTTATATATTGATGATGTTCCCAGTGACGTTAGATAAATTCTTTTCAAATTCGAATAATAGGTCCTTATTCTATTTTGGATTTTCCACTCACACAATTTTGTAATCTTGAGCAATACAGTTTTATTCCATCCCTCAGTGcctatcacttttttttctttatttaattggTTGGTTCTTCCAGGCCTGCTGAATAGAAGGGTAATAGTGAACGTTCTTGGCTCAGTCTCAATCGCAGGCAGAAAGATTGCacgtttttacctttaaaaatgatttctattgtagattttaaaagattcttttaCAAATAATAGgaaattcccttttattcctgagtttttttcattataaattggTGAtgtattttatcaaaagctttgcaTCTGTtgatatgtgatttttaaaatttcttcttttaatgtttgAATTGTATTGATTGATTTCTGAGGATGAAACCACCCAtgcattccttaaaaaaaaatacctgcatGTTCATGATATATTACTCCTTTTATATAGCAATGAATCTTGTTTgtgaatattttgtttaggaaaacaaaaaaacagaaaaacagagcttCCTGTGATTTTCCcattttgtagtttctttgtcaggttttggtctCAATTTTTTTCTGGCCCGACAAAAGGTGTTGGGGGGAGTATTCCTTTCCTTCCCTATTCTCTGCAGAAGCTTGTGTAAgtttggtatgtgtgtgtgtgtgtgtgtgtgtgtatttcataaGTGCATACGTGTTCAGAagcattcaccagtgaagctttCCAGACTCAGAGTTCACTttttgggaaaattttaaatcacagagtcaacatatttaatatatacaacaatccagattttctatttatcctAATGTCCATCAttttggtaaattatatttttgagaatttttgtccatttcatctacattttctAATATAATGGCATAAGTTGTTcataaaattctttatttatataaagtCTGTAGGATCTGCCGTAGCGTCATGATAATAGTAAAGcgtgccttctctctttttcccttggtCATTGTGCCTAGGGTTTATACGTGTGATTAATGTTTTCAAGAATGAAGTTTTTTggctttattgatttttctctactttttgttTGTCCTCATTAGTAGCTACTCTTGTCATTGTTATTTCCCTGCTTCTACCTTCATTTGGAAtaatttgctattctttttcaaaatcattgGTAATTGAGAAGTCTGTTGCTTTTTTTCTAGAATGTAACGATGTTAGTTATCTTTGAGGGTAGAATCAGGTGACTGCCAAAGGGTCCCAGGGGCTCCTGGTGGTCTGTGTTGGGAGTCCAGGCTGTCTGATGGTCGTTAGGTGGTGTCCACTGTGGGCAGCTCCTGTGCCTTCCGGGGTCCGTGCAGTCTTCCTCCCTGGAGCGTGGGGTCTGGGTCCTTCCTGCGCTAGCGGACGGCGAGAGCAGCATACACGCTGGGCTCTGCTGGGGGCTCCCCtgactggggggcagggggtgcagTCTCCCGTCTGAAGGTCGAGTGGTTCAGCTGGGCATAGGTCACATCCTGGGGGGCTTCAGATGCGGCGGCCTGtggtgggggagaggaagggtgtgtggttggggtgggggaagccTGGGGGCCCGGACAGGATGGGACCCACCTGACTGTCCATCTGCCCGTCCCCTTCCACTTGTCTGTCCTTCGTGTCCAGCAATCTCCCCgacagggaggaaggagaggtggcCACCCCCTGCCTTAGTCTTGATCTTGAGTGGTTCACCTGGGCGTACGTCCCCTCCTGGGGGTCTGCATCCCGCCTGTTCTGCTGAAGGGAGAGAGTGGGACAGAAAGGGCACTTCCTGGATCCACTGTGATCTCCTCCCGTCAGCTTTCCACTGTGTTGCCAGAGTGATGCTTTAAAACCTTAGATCAGGTCACTTTCCTGATGGAAACTCCGGGGACCTCCTAACACCTTGGAGCCTCTGGATTCTTTCTACGGTTCTGATTTCTGTATTAACACGTTATCGCTCTTGCTCATTTGGCTCCAGCCGCATGGCCATCTTCCTGCAAAAGCATgtccctgcctcaggacctttgcacttgctgcccGCCCCCCCATGCACTCTGTCACCTTCTCTTGCTTTACTTTCCTTATCAGGACCTTGCATTCTAGGACGCTACCTGCTTCTTTACATATAGTCTCTCTCACCCACCAGGTGAGCTCCCTGCTGCACCTGCAGCACCTACAGGGAGCCGGGGGGATGCGCTCTCCTTGTGCACCACTTTTGGGTGAATGAAGGAAGGGGGGCCTGGGGACTTTCAGGTGATTCACTTATTCACAAATCCTCTTGAGACGTGGGGCTTCTCTGCAATGCCAGAAGGTCAGACAGAGGACGAGGAGCCAGGAAAGGGGACCCCGAAGGAGGGGCCATGAGGTCACAAGGAAACAGGAGGGGTGGAGGCACAGCAGGACGACCCGGGAAGCCCGGAAGGAGAGGTCAGTGCGGGACGCTGCTGGAGCTGGGATGTGAGGACAGAGGCGTGTCCATTGGACTGAGTTTGGCAACAGGAAGGTCTTTGGTGGCCGGGACAGGGGCAGGGGTCTCACCGGCTGGCCCAGCTGCAGCCCCTCCTCAGGCCGTGTGTCCTTCACGGCAGCACCTGCTGGGGCGGGACAGGGTGTGTGTCGCTGGGCGGGATTCCCTGAGGCCCCTCAGGGCTGGAGCCCCCCCTTCccagccttcccctcccccactgcctccaGAACCCTCTGTCCCCCACCCCGTCCTCTTCTGCTCACGGAGGGCCTGGTCCTGGGCGGCGGCGGCTGGGCGGGAGCTGGGGAGGAGGCGGGCGTGTTAGGGGGAGAATGAGGGGGAGCTGCGGGCGGGGTGGGCCTGGGGGTCTTCGGGGCGGGAGTTACCTGCTCTGCAGGCCTCTGTCCTTGGGCTGTGGGTCTGCAGCCCCTGCGGGAGGGTGGAAATCAGCCTCGCCCTGGGCTGGGGCAGATGACAGAGGCTCGGCCCTGGGACTGTTACGACCCCCGCCCCTCACACGGGAttcaggaggaaagaaggagaccTGAACTCGTACTTGTGTACATGTTTCAACAGTTCATGAGattgaaaaggaggaaaatacCTTAAATTATACATGTCAGCTGACAGTACGTgttttctttctagatttttgagTTTCAGACTCTGGACAATCTTTTTCTAAGCTGACCTTGCCCATCTCTTAGGTTTCCCTTTGGCTGGTGACCTAAGTCCGCCACCTCCAGGGGCCTGGGTCACCCCGTTCCCTACTCACCCGACTTCCTGCGTCTGCTTTGACCCCGGTGTcggatgaggaggaagaggaggacgaGGAGCAGCAGGACGAAGGCCACCGAGGCCCCGATCAGAACGTTCAGGTGCCATTTCAGACCTGCGGCACCAGTGACGTCATGAGTGAGCCCAAGGTGCCACttaattgagtgcctactgtgtgcagacTTGTGCTGGGGTCTGTGCATTTCTCTCCTCTAACCCActccacccattttacagatgaggaaactgaggcacagagaggaaaaCCATGAGCCCCAAGTGACCCAGCCTGGacgtggtagagctgggattagaacccagAGCTGTGAGCTCCCTGAGCTCTCCTGAGCTCTCCTGAACTGCCCCCCAGCAGACACCAGATTTGTGCTCTGAGGGCTCCTCATCTGCAGGGGGGTCTGCAGGGCTACATGGGGTGGACTCTGTGTATCTCCCCAGGATCTCTACCCCACCCTGCAGGGCCCTGATGCCCCTGGGAAGGtccgggctgggctgggggctctgCCCTCCTGAGCTCTGTGAAGCCCACCCGTCATTTCATCTCACCTCACAGCAGGCCTGTGAGCATGGTGGGACCAGGAAGCTTACAGACCACGAACCTGAGACTCAGAGGAGAGAAACCACCTGCCCAGGGCCCACAGCAGGAGTGCAGAGCTGGGTCTGAACCTGGAGTCTGACTCCAGCCCTTGCTCTTTCCACTCAAGCTGGGCTCCCTGAGCTGAAGGGGGAGGGCCTGGACGCCCTGGGCCATtgtcctgcctcccctccccctccccgtacaATGTCACCATCACTGCGGCACTGGGGACAGGCCCCCATACAGTCACATCCTCAGGGGCCTCCCTGTGAGGCCTCCTCTCCTGGGGGGTCACAGCCAGAAGTCAGAACTGAATGGAAATCTAAGCTCTGGGCCATGATTCTCTGATTTTACacttggagaaactgaggcccaggcaggggaagggggtCCAAGTCAGCGTCTCCAGAGGTGCCTGAACCAAGGGCATAACTCAGCCCTGCCCCCCTGGACCCAGCACCATGTCTCACAGACCCTCACTCACCTGTCTTCGGGCCTGGCTCCGTGGGGGGAAGGAGCTGATCCTCAGAGCCTCCTGGGGGTCAGGAcgggggtcaggggtcaggggtcaggggctGCTTCGATCCTTATCAGCCTTGCTGCTCCTGCCCCAGGATGGGCCCCGACATTCCCTCTCTGTCATGACGCCCCCCCTTCATCCACCAGCCTCAGAGCCCCTGGAGCCCTGGGGTCCTCCTGGCGTCTCTGCTTGACCCCCAGCCTGTCCTTGAGGATCTGAGGGCATTAGATCCTCCCAGAGACTCTGAAACTGCCTTGGGGTGGCCTGTGCTCCCTCTGAGCAGAGAGGCCTCAGTGACTCCCCAGTTGTTGAACTGGGGCCTGTCGGTGGGGGGCTGGGGCCCCCAGAGCATCCTGGGAATGAGGACAGGAAGGGAGTGGGGCTGACCCTGGAGTCCCCACCTCACGAAACCTTTCCCTTACACCTGCCCTGTGGTCTCCTCTACAGTCGTCAGGTTCCGGATTCCAGGTGAGGTGAGAAGGtgtgggaggggatgggagggccTCTGAGGGGCAGATCCCCCTCTGGGTGACCCTCCCTCACAGCCCCCTCACTCACACCCCAGCCCAGAGTGCTCAGGGGATGGAGCCCTGAGCTGACTGAGTCAGCAGGGACGGGGTCAGGGTCCCTCACCTGAGACCACGAGCTCCAGGGGGGCACTGGCGTGTGACAGCAGGTAGGGGTTACTGCTGAGTGAGCTGTAGCACCTGTAGGTCCCACTGTGGGCTGAGGTCACAGGACTCATGGAGAATTCGGCCTGGAAATGCGGACCTCGGTACTTTGATCTAAGACGCAGTGGGGGACGGGCTGCCCCCTCCTTCGACAGAACGAAAGTTTCCGTTGTGCTCGCTGACTGACACAGCAGGGTCACGTTCTCTCCTGAGGCCACCACGGGGCCCGGCTGCACCGAGAGGGAGGGCGTGTCAGGGGACCATcctagagagaggaaggggggtgAGGGGCTGCCCGCCCCCCTGGTTCTGAACTGCGACTCAGCAGGGCCCCCCTGAGGCCCCtcatctctgtctgtctctgttttctctctgtctctctccctccctgcccacccccgtctctctctgtctctctccctccctgggcaCCCCTCACGCCTGGTCCCAGCATCACCACCTGGGGCACCCCTGGCAGGGCCTGCGCAGAGTCTGGGTCCCTGACTGACCCGCTGGCTCCTCACCTGCCACCAGGACGTCCAGGGGGTCACTGGGGGCCGACCACTCGGAGGAGAGGTTGTGTCCACCGTAGCATCTGTACCGGCCCCCGTGGGTGTTGGTCACCGGGCCCAGGGGGAAGTCGGCCTGAGAGAGCCCAGCCTGGGGCTGCCGGCCAGGGCGCTGGGGGAGGGCCTGTCCCCCCTCCTGGGACAGAGCGAATCTGTCATAGCCGACGTCAGAGCGACACTGGAGGGTCAGGCTCTGTCCAGAGGCCACGACAGGGCCCTGCGGGGTCAGGAGGGAGGGCTTCCCAGACACACCTGGGGGAAGACCAGCCCTGGGCTGTAGGGGCTGGTTCCTGCCATGAAGCCCCTTCTCCCGTCCTGGTCCCCAGGCCTCACTGTCGCTCACACTCTGTGTCTCTGTCCTGTGCGCCCCactcccccctcaccccaccctctcaTCTGGGACAATCCTGGGAGAAAAGCATCTAATAATCTGTCTCGTGCCTCAAAAAGTGCGTGAGGCCAGGGTGGGACTTCCTCACCTGGGACCAGGAGCTCCAGGGGGTCACTGGGGGCCGACCACACCTGGGGGGTGTCCCAGTTAAAGCCGTGACATCTGAACGTCCACCTGTGGCTGGGGGTCACGGGGCCCACGGGGAGCAGGGCCTTAGTCTGCCCATAGGGGCGTCGCTGTGCATCCAGGGTCCAGGAGGGCTTGGGTTCTCCTTCCTTAGTCAGAATGAACCCGTCCCATCCCTGCCATGAGCCACACTGGAGGGTCACGGTCCCTCCCGAGGTCACCACAGGGCTCGGCAGGGCTGAGAGGGTGGGTTTGTTGTGGACCcctaggagagaaggagggagcttGTGAAATGGGGCTCACAGCCCCCTCGCCTCCCCCAGGGCTGGGCTGTGAGAGGGACACACCCCTGAGAGCAGACCCCCTTCCTGAGGGCAGAGCCTGAGGCTGGGACCCCCGAGTGTCCTCTCACCTGTCACCACCAGCTCCAGGGGGTCACTGCGCTGTGACCAGACAGTGGGGCTGAGATAGTAACAGTGGTATCTCCCTGCGTAGGGCTGTTTCATGTGTGGG
Proteins encoded in this region:
- the LOC133078672 gene encoding leukocyte immunoglobulin-like receptor subfamily A member 6 isoform X1; translated protein: MTPSLTALLCLGLSVGLRTHVQAGTLPKPTIWAEPGSVIPWGSPVTIWCQGTLGAREFRLDKEGSSAPWDTQSPLEPRDKGKFSIPHMKQPYAGRYHCYYLSPTVWSQRSDPLELVVTGVHNKPTLSALPSPVVTSGGTVTLQCGSWQGWDGFILTKEGEPKPSWTLDAQRRPYGQTKALLPVGPVTPSHRWTFRCHGFNWDTPQVWSAPSDPLELLVPGVSGKPSLLTPQGPVVASGQSLTLQCRSDVGYDRFALSQEGGQALPQRPGRQPQAGLSQADFPLGPVTNTHGGRYRCYGGHNLSSEWSAPSDPLDVLVAGWSPDTPSLSVQPGPVVASGENVTLLCQSASTTETFVLSKEGAARPPLRLRSKYRGPHFQAEFSMSPVTSAHSGTYRCYSSLSSNPYLLSHASAPLELVVSGGSEDQLLPPTEPGPKTGLKWHLNVLIGASVAFVLLLLVLLFLLIRHRGQSRRRKSGAADPQPKDRGLQSSSRPAAAAQDQALRAAVKDTRPEEGLQLGQPAAASEAPQDVTYAQLNHSTFRRETAPPAPQSGEPPAEPSVYAALAVR
- the LOC133078672 gene encoding leukocyte immunoglobulin-like receptor subfamily B member 3 isoform X2 — its product is MTPSLTALLCLGLSVGLRTHVQAGTLPKPTIWAEPGSVIPWGSPVTIWCQGTLGAREFRLDKEGSSAPWDTQSPLEPRDKGKFSIPHMKQPYAGRYHCYYLSPTVWSQRSDPLELVVTGVHNKPTLSALPSPVVTSGGTVTLQCGSWQGWDGFILTKEGEPKPSWTLDAQRRPYGQTKALLPVGPVTPSHRWTFRCHGFNWDTPQVWSAPSDPLELLVPGVSGKPSLLTPQGPVVASGQSLTLQCRSDVGYDRFALSQEGGQALPQRPGRQPQAGLSQADFPLGPVTNTHGGRYRCYGGHNLSSEWSAPSDPLDVLVAGWSPDTPSLSVQPGPVVASGENVTLLCQSASTTETFVLSKEGAARPPLRLRSKYRGPHFQAEFSMSPVTSAHSGTYRCYSSLSSNPYLLSHASAPLELVVSGGSEDQLLPPTEPGPKTGLKWHLNVLIGASVAFVLLLLVLLFLLIRHRGQSRRRKSGAADPQPKDRGLQSSSRPAAAAQDQALRAAVKDTRPEEGLQLGQPQNRRDADPQEGTYAQVNHSRSRLRQGVATSPSSLSGRLLDTKDRQVEGDGQMDSQAAASEAPQDVTYAQLNHSTFRRETAPPAPQSGEPPAEPSVYAALAVR